TCCTCCTGccagagaaccagagagagGCACGCAACGCACACACGGGCGCGCAACACAGGCAATAGGCTGCGGGGAGACAGGCGAAGGGTGAGGAAAGACgcgaggaggagagacagactgagagacgGGCACGGGACGCACCGGGGAAGGGGGATCCGACATCCCAACAACTTgcgcaactttttttttttttctttttttcccagaacTCCTTGTcgccaagtttttttttctgcagacaaCCTGGAGTTTGGCGAGCGCTGAGAGAAAGTTGCCCCGTGGACACTTTTGGTTCGAAAGTCGAGAGAACTCAAGACGACCCGCCTCACAAACACTCTGCAGCATTTGTTTTGGGCATCCCTGGCTCTACTTCAAGGTACGTGCGGTCCTCTTTGGGTTTGGGGTTGTGACTTTAAACGCGTTAAGGCTGCGCGTAAAGCTCCGCGTTTGGCTTCTCCTCCAACCATCCCGACACTCCGGTGGTTAAACGCGGCCGCCgccagtgtggaggaggagtgggcTTCAGGGTCCGCGCTGTCATTATATTACCTTATTATATACACAGACGCAGAGGGGGGTTGAGGGGGGGGTCAGGTGCAAACATAACAAGCTTCTCCTCGTTTGCGCACATCTGAGGGCTTATGTGGAGGTGCGTGCTCCCGCTGGGCGAGGAGACTTGATCCTGCGCATCCTCCACTTTTCACCGCTGCCTCCTGTCAGCATCCCCCCCCATTCGTACTGAGGATGGATAATACGCGGAACGCAGTGAGTGAAAGGAGAGTGGAAGGGCACCGGGAGAGACGTGGCAggctcacgcacacacacccacacacactccccccccctctctctcacacaccgcAGCAAATTGCATGATTACCAAGATAGGCCGCCTTGAAATAATTCAATCCATGACAAAACCTAATTACTGGCAGGTAATACCCTGTCAACTTTAATGCATCTCATCACTCATAATGGCGCGGAGAGCATTTTATGACCCATCTCATTATCGCTGCATTTTAGGCTGGAGCCGCATGCCAACTATTAACTTGTCAGGCTGTGGACTGGAGCactgtgaggtgtgtgtgtgtgtgtgtgtgtgtgtgtgtgtgtgtgtgtgtgtgtgtgtgtgtgtgtgtgtgtgtgtgtgtgtgtgtgtgtgtgtgtgtgtgtgtgtgtgtgtgtgtgtgtgtgtgtgtgtgtgtgtgtaagccacAGAAAGCCGCGAGGTGAGGCGGTGAGGGGGTCGGAGGTGTGTGGTGAaatgtgatgggggggggggggccatgCACGACCCCATAAAGCGTGCTGGGGCCTCATCCAGTCACAACCGGGCGGAGCACTGGTGCGCACTGGCGCAATAACTGGGCGAAGTGTAATTCTGTCCTTTAATTACAGGGATGATTTAAATAAAGAGTGTGGAGAGGAGATAATCAGGCCCGGCCAGCCACAGTGGAACCCGGGACCTCACGAGgcgcgtgcgtgtgtggagAAAGAATGCCATAGGTACAGGAAACAGTGTCCtcagcaaaaaaataaataaacacatagtTGTCCACATTGGATCAGCTTGTTGTTTGCactatttttatttcccccaaaatagTTAATGAGCCAACGTTTGACTGACACAGACAAGTGGCTTTAATGTGCATTAAGAAGTGAATTGATAGGTGTGTGCGCGTCGCCTATAAATCTGAGCCATTAAAGCGCCAGTCTGGCTGCAGTTTAAACCCACGTCATGATGTGGATCATCGGTTTTTTTGTCGTTAAACTCCGCCGTCATGTGTGGATGTCCGTCGGGTGTGATGAGTGGAGACCAGCACCcagtcctccatcctccacctgATACCTAGCCCCTGCCGTGCGCGCAGCCCTGAACACACGCGCCCCGTGTTCCTGTCTCTGTAACGTGCTAACGAGCGTCGTGCCTCCGCGCGCCCAGAAGATTGAAGGACGTTCgtttggcagaaaaaaaaaaaagtgggcgTTCCGGGGGCGCGCACGCGATCCATGCTCTCCGTCCTCGCATCAAGTGAATGACCTTATCGTGGGGGTGCGATGTCTCACCGGTGAAggattggattttttttttttttcttctggacGTAATAAAGCTcgactccctccctccctccgccgcATGAGGACGTCGGCTTGAGCCTCGccacatccccccccctctgcacgCTCCTCGGGCGGACGAACACCTGTAGCTGTGGGTAGCATCCTGCCAAGTGGTCGCTCTGATCCATGCGGAGCTCCTTGTTGATCCAGCCTGACAGACCGGTGCGCTGCGACGCGCCATGCCAGTTTGCTAAACTTTTCCGGGAGGAATCCGGAGCTGCACACCGCGGCTGGAGTTGAGGTTTCTGCGTAACTTGCTGAGAAAGGTGAGCGAGACCGTGGCACGCATGCATCTTGAAACAGCAACCCGTAAGACAAGTGGGCTAAAAACGAGGCTAATGGGGATTAGGGATTTGAATACCGCGAGGCTATGGAAGGGTGTAAACATGTGCGAGTGGGGAACTGGGAGCTCTGGAGGAGCGGGTCCCTCCTGTGGTTGTGCGCGCACGGTGACCGGTGGCACGCCAGCGCGGCGCTAATGAGAGAAGCGGCCCGGCGCAGCGGGAGCCGCTGTGATTAACACTGTGGCCGCGCTGCGGGATTAGAGGAGATGGTCGCTGCACGCGCCCGCGGAGGAGAACCATCTCCCCTTTGTCGTCCTGTCCTCCGCCGCCTGCGTCTCTGCGCACTCGCGCGCGGAGCTCCGGACGGTGAGGGACGTTCTCTCAAACGCCGTGTGACGCCCGACGGCGAGGATCAGCTCTGTagctccccccctcctctctctctccctcacacacacacacacacacacacacaccgccttGCGTTTTGTTGGCCggtgcttcccccccccccccccccccaaacacccccaccactaccaccacccacctcctccccgACTTCTTTTCATTCGCCTCTGGTCGCCGTGCTGGATTGTTCCCCCTCCTCTCCGAACAAAAGCCCGATCGGCCCAGCGTTCTCCCCTCCCCGGCAGACAGAGCTGCTCTCCGGACCCGGCGGCTTCGGGTTGCATGGTGGTGCTTCGGCTGCTTCAGCGGCTCAACAAATgcagaaaagggagaaaagttTCGGTAAGACGCCTTTTTGCGCTTCGCTccgtgtgcgcgcgtgtgtttgtgtgtttgtgtgtgcgtgtgtttgtgtgtgtgtgacgatgAGCTCTGCGACGACCAAGTTACAGCATCACCTCTGCTTCCCGACGCGTCCGGATGTGACCCGCCGCCGGATCCATTATCtgtgcctcccccccccccttctgatAACCTTTCATCGGAGCCGTGAGGAGACGAGCCCCGGTGTTGTGTGatcgtgcagcagcagctgatgatcATGTTccggtttctctctctctctctctctccccccccccccctctctctctctctctctctctctctctgtgctcgtTGAAAAGCTGCACGAGCAAATTGAGTCTCCGCGTTAAATCCGTTACTGGCCTTTCCCCGGCGCTgcgctgccatggcaacagtaATTAAACTGATAGGGTGAAATGTCAGCATCTCGCTGCACGGAAGAACACAGCGACTGAAATAGCAGgctctcctctccatcaccatcatcaccatcatcaccaccaccatcatcaccatcctcctcctcctcctcctccatccgcTCCGGGGCTGCGAGGATGATACATGTGGCCGAGGACGCGCGCGCGGCGGCGGCCTCAGTGGAGAGcgtggagaggagggaagggagggTTCGagcaaaggaaaacagaaagcacCGGGGCTCCGAGCAGCTGTGATTCCCCTTCCTTTATGGGGGAAAGGGAGCTTTTGTTCgggaccctcctcctcctccttcttggCAATCGGAAGAGAGAAGCGGCCGAATTCCTGCCATGCTtgtctccttctccccccccccccgagttgattgcactgtaaaaaaaaaaaagagggatgaggggagagggggggtgctCGAAACTCTTCCTCCCTTTTGGTTTGGTAATGAGTAGCAGGGACTTTGTGGTGGTAACGAGGCTGCTGGACGGATCAGTGCCGCTGAACAGGCgcggaggcggcggcggcggagagCAGGCGGCCGAGCAGCCGTGCGCGGCGCGCTCTCCGAATCCAGCCAATTAACAGATCAACAGCCAGGACGCGCTGGAACTAAATGAGCTGAGCCGCTCGCTGCGCTGCAACCTGTTTGGTGCCCTCTCAGACAGACCTTCTCCCACACCAGAACAATACGAGAGATCAGCTTTAAAATGatgtgcagcaggtggagaaaaAATGCTCTATTTTCATTGGGTGGTGgtagatgttttcattttctttcgAAGCACAACAGCCCCCAGTGGAATTCATCTGgtgtagtttttctttactggtttaaaaaaaaaagaaaaagtttgtcCTTAACTTTTTCAACTTCCAGTTTATTCATTTACAAGAGGAAGTTACAAAGTCTGCTCGAGGTTGATGTTCACCCCATTAGTGTCCTGTGGTCTGTGCGGACTGTGCACATCAGCCTGCTCTAACGTGCACACACTgaatcacaaaaacaaccatATATAACCTTAGAGTAGAAGACAGCACATGTTTCACTTGTGGCTGTGCGGCTTTCAAGTTCCTCTGCAGTTCTCAGTgttgaaatcatttaaaaactgaattccAGGAAGAGAGAGTGAACGTCCCAAACAGTGAAGCACCTTTATAcaaatgctgcagcagcagtgatctGATAAGTGGTTTTTAAACTGTGGTGTCTAAATTCACACTGACAACTATCGCTGAAGGAGTTTTGCCAACATGTCTCAAACTAAAATACGGTTAAAGGAGAGTTTCAGTGTGTCCAAAAGTAACTAAAGATAAAACTACAACTTCagaaatggtgtgtgtgtgtgtttgtgtgtgtggtgaaagGAGGACAAAGGGGAGTGGGGGGTGTGCCTGTCCTCAGGGAATAGTAGGAGAATACTAATTCCAGCCTGGTGCGAAGCCACATTGGGCCACAttgccctccctctcctcccacccCACCGGCCTACAAAGGCTCTCCCCAGTCAGCTCAGGCCCGAACAATGCAGGCCGCCGCAAAGCTCCTCGCCTGTAGCCACGCCTCCCCCAAACACAGGGAGGGTCAACATATATCTAAAAAAGAAGAGTGTCCAGGAAAAAGGAGTGAAACTGtggctttgtgtctgtgtgtgtgtgtgtgtgtgtgtgtgttggtcccgtaaacagtgaaacagtgcTGCTGTTAGTGTAGCGACCAACAGACAGCCTGCAcgctcttcttctccttctttgtcACAACCAGTGACTAGTTCCTGTCATTTACTCGCAGCTCTGGAAACAGACTTTTGTTCACTTCGGTGTTGTTTAAATGATACAGTGATGAGTGTTTTCTCCATGTAACAAATTAAACAGCGTCCACACTTGCCTTAGTTTaactctttttaaaatcagtacGATAATACGATAAAACAAATTTAGTTAGACTTTATATTTAGCCGAGGCCAGGTCGGTGCAGGGTCCCTTCAAACTCTATTCTTCACAAGAAGAAGGAGAATGTGTCTCTTTTCCTTCACGTCCTCTCTTCTGACCGACCTGCTCATTCCACCTGCTTCCAATACCACAGCACTTTATCAGAGGAGACATTTCCAAATGTTGGCAGACTCGAATCGAGGCTCACGCCGTCGTGCGTTCTCAAACGTAGACatccttttttgtgtttttttttttccaggccTGAACTAAAATGTTTACACCTTGCCAAATGTGTACCGTAAAAAAACGGAACTGtaacacacatgacacacgaCATACTCTACACGCCTTTTTGGGAGCTGTCTCTTCACCATGTGTCATCTTGTTTTgattgcattgtgggaaaacATGTTTGCTTTCAAAGTGAATTTTAGAAGCCTACGCATGATGATGTCTTTTCTCATTATACTTCATTTTTGTTGTGTATCATACCTTTTTCAGTGCACTTTAcaactttgtctttttttttacacaaaaagcTCATTATGCTTTGAATGAAAGTCATTTAATCCGTTTAttgatttgatatattttgcaCAGTGCACAAAGGACtttttgatttttaacattatgtgtttatgtgtgaacgCACTCCACGTGTGTAAAAATCTTCTAAAGATCGTACAATCCTGTGGGAAATGACTTCGCAAAACTCTTGGCTCCATTGAGAGCTGCAGTCTACGATTTAATTCcgtgttttctgtttgattacatttagcttcactcttcacagtTGTCTGCGTTCAGTAAAGTGCCAGACAGTAATTTCGGACACTTTAGAAAAATGGAACGTTACAGCCTGTGAATGCTCATTTTCACTTCtatctcatttcattttgtcgtttaaaattataaatgaaGATGCACGTAGAAAACCTGTATTTTACTCTCTGTGACAAACTGGGGAGTATCTGCTgtcatttttacttttcttgtcgccaaaacagaataaaactggAAACTTAATGTGTCTTCATTCGTTAAGAAACTCAGCTTCAGTTGCTATGCAGGTACAGGATGACGAGTGTCTAaagcctctctctttctcccaggTATACAAATGCTCTCCGTCCAGCCGGACACCAAGCCAAAAGGCTGTGCCGGCTGCAACCGGAAGATCAAGGACCGCTACCTGCTGAAGGCCCTCGATAAGTACTGGCACGAGGACTGCCTCAAGTGTGCCTGCTGCGACTGCAGGCTGGGCGAGGTGGGCTCCACGCTCTACACCAAAGCCAACCTCATCCTGTGCCGGAGAGACTACCTACGGTAAGAGAGGCGGCTGACATTTCCACTGTGTCCGTGTGACGGTCAACGAGAACTCGCAcagtctcagtgtgtgtgtgtgtgtgtgtgaggagttaGAGTCACTGAAATCTACTCTGCACACATTTGGAGTTCCAGTCGTGCTCCCTCCTTTATTTTGTGGGAAGCGGAACAGACCGATTTTTATTCCCCTCTCCGGTTTCTATCCTGTGACCTTGTTTTAAGGCCTCAGAATTTGCCGTAATCCAGCAATTAGACAGCGGCAAATTTGACATGTTTAATTATCAGATGGAGTTTGTTCACCCTGCAATTTTAATTAGCtacatttgtgtatattttgttgttatttcttttattatttgcaCATATCTGCGCAACTCTCTCACAAGTCTCATGTGACCTCATTTCCATAAATAGCATTTGTGAACTATCTCTATTTGCGTTCCTCACAAAGTCCCTAATTAGCCTCAGACGTGGCTGCTGTGGCACCTTGTTTTCCAGGATAAACAGTTAtttgaaaatacatatttgGATTGAGTAGTTGCAATCAATATTTTAATGGATTGTATACTTGTagaaagtaattttttttttaatacacctTTAAAACATGATAGCCGGTAACATAAGAGCAATCGAGCTGATCGGTGAAATGTGTGGTTTTTAGTGTTGCTGACATCTTAACTGAGAGTGGGTTTCACTGTGactcattcatttgtttgtctttttattttccttttttttcatttattatttgaattcTTGAGTAATGGTGAATACACCATCAGCCTCAGACTTCTCAAGTGACCCCGTGAACACGTGGATTGTTTGACAGAACAGAGCGAAGGaactctgctctctctgttcgGGGGAGTGACGCTGGAACATTTATTTGCATCTTAGCTTTTGCTTTTACAATTTCTCATTGTCGTTATCCGTTATCAGGCGTTCATCGTTTATTTAGTACATCAACTACTATAACTTCTTCAAACTCTGATTTAGTTCTGAACTCTAAATTACAGTTATGAGTACTTATTTGCTTTATATGGTCAAAACGGACTCATCAACCCTTTAGAAAACAGCCaatctttgtgttttatcagtTTTCTACTGACACTTGTTCCTCAGACGTTATCGTGGGGGAATCATCTCTTCCTGTTGAGAAATGATGTGaccacattttttctttttttatacacGACGGGTAAAATGTAGATCCGATTCTGAGAACATGATCGCCCTCCTCCTCAGAGCCTCTGCTGTCGTGGTGGTGGTTGCGTGAGGCCTGCTAAGGGTTGTTGAATGTGGCACATTAAGGCTCTATCGATTTATGAAAGGGAAGATAGTGCAAGATAAAGGTTGTCTTGCTCATTGGATTTCACCGTAGCGTATAAACTGTTTATTGTGGgtattaattttacatttataaataaacatctaTGGAGGACATTCACTCCCTGGGAATAGATCTGATCAGAATTATGAATCTATATAGGCTTGTTGGATTTTTCTCCAAGGTGACAGGGGGATCTGTGTAAAGATATTGTGAGACATGTTTcccttgagggaatttccttccttccctctcactctgtttgtggctcgctgcagcacagcagcccTGGGAGCATGTACAGTAGCAGCTAACATGttccagcctgtgtgtgtgtgtgtgtgtgtgtgtgtgtgtgtgtgtgtgtatgtgtgtgtgtcctgtgcaCCTGACGTAGGCCCCGGCACACCTCAGCCTTGTGCTGAGAGAGTCGCTGTTAGGTGCTGTCGACTAACAGGCtttgaggagaagctgctgtggCAGGGAGTAACCGAAACGTTACGAGCCCGACCGCGGGGCGATCATCCCGCACAGCTCCCCCGACTCAGTCAGCTGTTTGGTGGAGAGAGAAAACCGACAGAGAAAACTGCAACCGAAAGAAGTGTCTTTAGCTCATCACCTAACCTGAAGGTTGATGGTTTGGTACCTGACTCCCTTTGTCCACATGCTGATGGGTCCTTGAGCAAAACACGGAGCCCTCAAATtgctcccagtgtgtgtgtgtgaggggtaCGTCTAAGTGTTTCCCAGGTGTTTCCTAAAAAGCCTCCTTCTGCACGTACAGTGTGTTAGTTAGTTTATTTCTCAGTGCTGCACTGTGCAGACCTTACAGTAAGCCTACAGTGAAGTTAGCCAAGCACTTGGCTAACTTGACTGCGGAGTAATGGTTTACTTTGCTTCCTGTGTGGCTTGAAGAATGTCCTGTGATATTTTGTAATGCTAACTGTGTAGAAGAGTGTGAATGAGCTGTCAGACACCTTCTCCTTTCTGAAATCGTTACTGACATGACGAATCAGAGAATGTGGTAAACGGAGGGAAATACAGTGCTGCATGTCTGTTGGCCTAAACTCAGTTACCGGGGTTTTAATTTGGAAAAGTCCCCAAACTCTCTCTGTCTTTAATTTCCCTCTACCCTCTCTATTTTAACTTCCTCCCAGAGATAGAGTCCACCTCGAAAGGCAAATTGCAACATGTGACCTTTTCCTTCATTTCCACCACCGAACCACAATTACACAGTAGATCACCAAATGTATATTCATCCACcgctgaaaatagtcccaaaCAAATATCCTCTTTCCTTTTGTATGAGTCATTTCTGAGACTCGCAGACACGTGAGACTTTTTAAAGATGATTAGTAGAAACCAGTGGCACCAGACTTATATTTTATCCGTATGGTTTTTTTTCGTACATCCACTGCCCTGGATACGATCGTGCTCCAGCGTGTCGGTGTGATGTAAATATACCAGCCCCTCTAAGCGCTTGTCCATCCACAGTCCAACACGTCGCTCTCTCGCCGTGCAGCAGAGCTTCAGAAATGTTAATCCTTTCATCGGCAAAGTTCAAGGTGATTGAATTGACTTGACGCTCGCTATCGCGCGCGTGTGTGGCCCTGCTAGCGAACGCACCCTGACATCTCCTCGCTGCTGGCTAATGAATGGCAAGTGTGTAGCAAACGGCGGCGAACCACGTCTGGTCTGCGGAGCAACAAAGAAAGCCGGGCTCCATCACTCAGCCAGTCAATTGCTGCAACATCACAATGTggttttatacacacacacacacacacacacacacacacacacacacacacacacacacacacacacacacacacactccctgacTGAAAAGGCGACCTGGAACATATCATTTCTACTTATGTTTATCTCCGTCTGTCAGCCCAGGTTCGTGACAGgagcaggaaaagaaatgaTGACTTCACATTTAGTTCTTACATCCCATTGGCttaaaaaggaaattatttGGACCTTCATTATCCgtacccccccaccctctcctccGAGTCAATCCCACTCTGCTTAGCGGGGTGGCATGTTATTAGACCTGGCATAATCAGGGGTAACAGAATTCTTCAGGGGTCTACAACCGTGAGCGACGTGATCTGCCAGCAGGGAAATGATAATCCTCGCAAAACGCGGACAAAAAGGTGAAGCGAATACAGGGAGAGGAGACTTAAAGCTTCGGCAGCCCCTGTGTGATCAAACATGAtgcacagtgagtgtgtgtttgtgtgtgtgtgtgtgtgtgtgtgtatttaagagaaaaaaaacaagctgtcCCCTCATAAACCTGCAACCACAAACATAATTACAGGTATAATCTACGAGAGCGTGATTTGTGCTCCGCTCCCTTCCGAATATGGAGGAATTCAGCGAGAACATTTAATCAACAAATGATCCCCTTGAAACCAAAAAGCTTCCATTGACGACGCCGGTAATGGCCGCGACGCCGCTGCTTATGCTGATGTGCGATTTTTCACAGCGCACGGTGATAATGTTTGAAAAAGCCCAGAGGAGGCGGGgcggggggagggagggagggagggagggaggggagcagacagacagacacatttaagttaaaaaaaaaaagaaaaaggcagagaAAATGAGGACTGCGGTATACAGCGGCCTGCTTgagtgccacacacacacacacatgtgcacacacgaGCGCTGGCTCCAAGGCCAcggtttaaaaaagaaaaaagctgttgGGCATCAGTTAATGAAAAACTGTAAATTCCAGACATCCATTTTAAAGACAGCACTAGGAgaacacttatttatttatctatctattcattcatttttttttttttttaatccaactTCAATTTTCCTCTACAGTGGTTTTAGTAAGATTGTAAATGCAAGCAAACTGGCGGAGCTGTCAACACGGCTGGATTTATTAACGGAAAGCTGGCTATCAGCGGGAGATAACCAACATGTAGAGCACGGTTCAGTGTAATAACTTacatttccctcctcctccaaggATCAACTTTGTAGTCCACAGCCACCTTGTGTAACcatatgtgtaaatgtaaatgcaaaaaatgtatcttccccccccccccccaatcgcACATCGGGCTTATGAAGcgttgtcagtttgtgtgtcgGCATCTGACGCGAGTGTGACATCAAGTCAAAGCTTTATCTCCGACGAGCGGCAGGGAGTGAAGAGAGAGCGGGCCCGGGCCGTCTGAAACTCATCTGTTCTTTTCTCTGAAATCTCATTTAGATACATTCTCTCTCGCGAACATGTGTCACACCGTTTTAATAGAAACGACTGTTCAGAATGTGATTACTCTCAAAGGGTCTTACAAATATAGTTTTCGGAGCTCAGACGCGTTCGTGTGAAGCGCTGATGGCCTTGATCCAGATTCGGAGGTGT
Above is a genomic segment from Hippoglossus hippoglossus isolate fHipHip1 chromosome 23, fHipHip1.pri, whole genome shotgun sequence containing:
- the lmo3 gene encoding LIM domain only protein 3 isoform X1; protein product: MVAARARGGEPSPLCRPVLRRLRLCALARGAPDGEGRSLKRRVTPDGEDQLCSSPPPLSLPHTHTHTHTHRLAFCWPVLPPPPPPQTPPPLPPPTSSPTSFHSPLVAVLDCSPSSPNKSPIGPAFSPPRQTELLSGPGGFGLHGGASAASAAQQMQKREKSFGIQMLSVQPDTKPKGCAGCNRKIKDRYLLKALDKYWHEDCLKCACCDCRLGEVGSTLYTKANLILCRRDYLRLFGVTGNCAACSKLIPAFEMVMRAKENVYHLDCFACQLCNQRFCVGDKFFLKNNMILCQTDYEEGLMKEGYAPQVR